A single genomic interval of Bradyrhizobium sp. AZCC 1693 harbors:
- a CDS encoding TM0106 family RecB-like putative nuclease, giving the protein MPSRITDNVIGALQHCRLKAYFQLRGEQGTLSGYEKLLVEQRANLEPAIIEKIRREYGQAEMANDLNLSAASLRKRASFVLGALLEDDRYAVHFDALRKIDGPSALGDYRYEPVLFCAAPLVRALDRQQLATRAVLLGRLQGALPSGGTVYLGRNGARTNIRFGSALTAAETLLRDAERLQRADAPPKLLLNDHCRICAFRDRCRDQAIREDNLSLLRGIGEKTIRRYARKGILTLTQLAHTFRPRRRGKRADTPLTRRDHALHALAIRDKTIYVLGSPTIPIATVRIYVDMEGDPEDGSIYLIGLVVCEGERVERHSFWADDEKREAEIFTRFLGIVGQYDAPRLYSYGNYERTVIARMRRKARRKKPVDAILTALTNVLTIIYPHFYFPTYSNGLKETAGCLGYRWTEPNASGIESVVWRKNWEKTGDVSWKTKLIQYNLEDCEALHRLCAFLAEAPNCNAHDQPDDALRVASVAQLDKLARTVTWSKFAHADFEFVNKRAYFDYQQRHVFVRAKPARRKRGSNKGSRRWQNRDLRVTHRMEITATRCPACSSKRIVPLDSKQRPKGLQRRRKRAIDLVITPGAIRRKVVEIRTIAYRCESCENCFTPERYDRLTRYFHGLMSWFAYQHITHRLGVRSLAALFYETFGIRVNFWEFTDFRHLLVHKYRKTYNMLLAQLMAGPVLHIDETEIKLKDGAGYVWVFANASATVYIFRRSREGDFLRKLLKNFKGVLVSDFYSAYDGLPCLQQRCLVHLMRDMNRAILDNPFDQELQSITAPFGALLRSIVVAIDEHGLKRRYLQTHTNAVEAFFSALAERFYESGSSKGLQERLLRNRQRLFTFLQNDGVSWNNNLAENAIKRVSGYREDVGRSVKEAGLAEQLVLLSLYQTCRVRDMSFLKFLLSQERDMDAFAAGKRRRRRLQRIEVYPKGYLPPSLISLRRGRTTQPSNAVAAEGE; this is encoded by the coding sequence ATGCCCTCCAGGATCACTGACAATGTCATCGGAGCGCTGCAGCATTGCCGGCTGAAGGCATATTTTCAACTGCGCGGTGAGCAAGGGACCCTGTCGGGGTACGAGAAGCTCTTGGTTGAGCAGCGAGCCAATCTCGAACCCGCGATAATAGAAAAGATCCGGCGCGAATACGGCCAAGCCGAGATGGCGAACGACCTTAATTTGTCGGCAGCGAGTCTTCGCAAGAGAGCGTCGTTTGTTCTTGGCGCCCTTCTGGAGGATGATCGCTATGCTGTCCACTTCGATGCCCTTCGCAAAATCGATGGCCCCTCGGCACTCGGAGACTACCGATATGAACCGGTGCTGTTTTGTGCGGCGCCGCTGGTTCGCGCTCTCGATCGCCAGCAACTCGCCACACGCGCGGTTCTTTTAGGCCGGCTGCAGGGCGCGCTTCCTAGTGGCGGAACCGTATATCTCGGGCGCAACGGCGCGAGGACGAACATTCGGTTCGGATCAGCACTGACGGCGGCGGAAACTCTTCTCCGAGATGCCGAGCGCCTGCAGCGCGCCGATGCCCCGCCGAAGCTACTATTGAACGACCATTGTCGAATCTGCGCATTCCGCGATCGTTGCCGTGACCAAGCCATTCGGGAGGACAATCTTAGCCTTCTGCGTGGCATCGGTGAAAAGACGATCAGACGATACGCTCGCAAGGGCATTCTCACACTGACCCAGCTCGCGCACACATTTCGGCCTCGGCGACGCGGCAAACGCGCCGATACCCCGCTCACTCGGCGAGACCACGCGCTGCACGCGCTAGCCATTCGCGACAAGACAATCTATGTGTTGGGCTCACCTACAATTCCGATAGCGACAGTGCGCATCTATGTTGACATGGAGGGTGATCCCGAAGATGGCTCCATCTACCTGATTGGACTCGTCGTTTGCGAAGGCGAGCGCGTCGAGCGCCATTCGTTCTGGGCCGACGATGAGAAAAGGGAAGCCGAAATATTCACTCGGTTTCTCGGCATCGTTGGACAGTATGACGCACCGCGCCTTTACTCCTACGGCAACTACGAGCGAACCGTTATCGCGCGCATGCGACGTAAGGCCCGGCGTAAGAAGCCCGTTGATGCTATTTTGACCGCGCTCACGAATGTACTCACAATCATCTACCCGCATTTCTACTTTCCAACTTACTCGAACGGCCTCAAGGAAACAGCAGGCTGCCTCGGCTACCGCTGGACCGAGCCAAACGCCTCCGGCATCGAGAGCGTCGTTTGGCGCAAGAACTGGGAAAAGACCGGCGATGTTTCATGGAAAACCAAGCTGATCCAATACAATCTCGAAGACTGCGAAGCGCTGCACAGACTCTGCGCGTTCTTGGCTGAAGCGCCGAACTGCAACGCGCACGACCAACCGGACGACGCGCTACGCGTGGCCTCCGTGGCGCAGCTCGATAAGCTGGCGCGCACCGTCACTTGGTCAAAATTCGCGCATGCCGACTTCGAATTCGTGAATAAGCGGGCCTATTTCGATTACCAGCAACGCCATGTGTTCGTACGGGCGAAACCGGCCCGGCGCAAGCGAGGCAGCAATAAGGGGAGCCGACGCTGGCAAAATCGGGACTTGCGCGTTACGCACCGGATGGAAATCACGGCAACCCGCTGTCCCGCCTGTAGCAGCAAGCGTATCGTGCCACTCGATTCAAAACAGCGGCCGAAAGGCCTGCAAAGGAGGCGCAAGCGCGCCATCGATCTCGTCATCACGCCGGGAGCGATCCGCCGGAAGGTCGTAGAGATCAGGACTATCGCCTATCGTTGCGAGTCTTGCGAAAACTGCTTCACGCCCGAGCGCTACGACCGCCTAACGCGCTACTTTCATGGTCTAATGAGCTGGTTTGCGTACCAGCACATTACCCATAGACTCGGGGTCAGGTCGCTGGCCGCGCTGTTCTATGAGACCTTCGGCATTCGGGTTAACTTCTGGGAATTTACGGATTTCCGGCATCTGCTTGTCCATAAGTATCGTAAGACCTACAACATGCTGCTCGCGCAATTAATGGCCGGGCCGGTGCTGCACATCGACGAAACCGAGATCAAGTTGAAGGACGGCGCGGGGTACGTCTGGGTGTTCGCCAACGCATCCGCAACGGTCTACATCTTCCGACGGTCGCGTGAGGGAGATTTCCTACGGAAACTGCTCAAGAATTTCAAAGGCGTGCTGGTCTCGGATTTCTATTCCGCATACGACGGACTTCCCTGTTTGCAGCAGCGCTGTCTTGTCCACCTGATGCGCGACATGAACAGGGCGATTCTCGACAATCCGTTCGACCAGGAGCTTCAGTCCATTACGGCGCCGTTCGGGGCCCTTTTGCGGTCAATCGTCGTAGCTATCGATGAGCACGGTCTCAAGCGGCGCTATCTGCAGACCCATACGAACGCAGTTGAAGCATTCTTTAGCGCACTCGCCGAGCGATTCTACGAATCGGGTTCATCCAAAGGCTTACAAGAGCGACTGCTCCGAAACCGCCAACGCCTGTTCACGTTTCTGCAGAACGATGGCGTGTCGTGGAATAACAATTTGGCCGAAAATGCCATCAAGCGCGTTAGCGGCTATAGAGAGGATGTCGGACGAAGCGTCAAAGAAGCTGGCCTTGCTGAACAATTGGTCTTGCTGAGCCTTTATCAAACATGTCGCGTTCGAGACATGAGCTTTCTGAAATTTCTCCTGTCACAGGAACGCGATATGGATGCCTTCGCAGCGGGCAAGCGTCGTCGGCGACGTTTGCAGCGCATCGAGGTCTACCCAAAAGGCTATTTGCCCCCCTCCCTGATCTCACTTCGTCGGGGAAGGACTACGCAGCCAAGCAATGCCGTAGCCGCGGAAGGCGAGTGA
- a CDS encoding helix-turn-helix domain-containing protein: MANVARKKKATHSTAKLTTLDNFLGEEGKRDEFEAIAVKEVLAWQIEQAMKEKNISRNNLAQRMKTSRSQIGRLLDPKDGNVTLTTLQRAARMVGRSLRLELV; encoded by the coding sequence ATGGCGAATGTGGCGAGGAAGAAGAAAGCAACCCATTCTACCGCCAAACTCACCACGCTCGATAATTTCCTCGGAGAAGAAGGCAAGCGCGACGAGTTCGAGGCCATCGCCGTCAAGGAAGTTCTTGCGTGGCAGATCGAGCAGGCGATGAAGGAGAAGAACATATCGCGCAACAATCTGGCGCAGCGCATGAAGACCTCACGCAGCCAGATTGGGCGCCTGCTCGACCCAAAGGACGGCAACGTCACGTTAACCACGCTTCAGCGTGCCGCGCGGATGGTCGGGCGGTCGCTTCGGCTGGAACTGGTTTGA
- a CDS encoding type II toxin-antitoxin system RelE/ParE family toxin translates to MFYRTKGGTEAVRDWLRSLDDADRQAVGLDLMRVQYRWPVGMPLCRALGDGLWEVRTSLPSNRIARVLFSVQQGCILVLHGFIKKTQKTPADDLALARRRNREFEK, encoded by the coding sequence GTGTTTTACCGCACGAAGGGCGGGACGGAGGCGGTGCGGGACTGGCTGCGGAGTCTGGACGACGCTGATCGTCAAGCCGTTGGCCTCGACCTTATGCGCGTCCAATACCGCTGGCCGGTGGGCATGCCGCTTTGCCGCGCGCTGGGCGACGGCTTGTGGGAGGTGCGCACGTCGCTGCCGAGCAATCGGATCGCTCGCGTCCTGTTCAGCGTGCAGCAGGGCTGCATTCTGGTCCTTCACGGGTTCATCAAGAAGACCCAGAAGACGCCGGCGGATGACCTGGCCCTGGCGCGCCGTAGAAACCGTGAATTTGAGAAATGA
- a CDS encoding aspartate kinase, producing the protein MRNYPIIVQKYGGVCLETPAKIRAVARSLAALRGRGHRVVAIVSAMGKTTDQLIQMAYQVSPNPNRRELDMLITTGERISMSLMSMALSDLGVPAISFTGSQAGVMTDGSHSSARILDVRPIRVREELDRGRVVVLAGFQGVNPVTREVTTLGRGGSDTTAVAMAAALKAERCEIIKEVDGICSADPRIVPDAKPLRRVDFASLSEMCFWGAKILHFRSVELAQSQGVPLVLKQWGSVKHSTQVMKEVAGMENGKVLAVNSMARIEHVEIDSKDLNHGFEKFAQHLKQNSLSWPQLLASSFIAGKTSMTVACDSEWLDALLRTLEPSKDLRRQGEASSSVSLTCFGGVSSELPFRALQVLGHHGIVPDKYVLSPHSVSLFVPVEKREAAVRALHSLVQQT; encoded by the coding sequence ATGCGCAACTATCCCATCATCGTGCAAAAATATGGCGGTGTCTGTCTTGAAACACCGGCGAAAATTCGCGCGGTTGCGCGCAGTCTCGCCGCCCTGCGTGGCCGTGGTCATCGTGTCGTGGCGATCGTCTCCGCCATGGGCAAGACCACCGACCAATTGATCCAGATGGCTTATCAGGTAAGCCCTAATCCCAATCGCCGTGAACTCGACATGCTGATAACGACGGGTGAGCGCATCAGCATGTCCCTGATGAGCATGGCGCTTTCCGATCTCGGCGTGCCCGCGATCAGCTTCACCGGCAGCCAGGCCGGCGTGATGACCGACGGCTCCCATTCCTCCGCACGCATCCTGGATGTACGGCCCATTCGCGTGCGTGAGGAACTTGATCGTGGGCGCGTTGTGGTGCTGGCAGGATTTCAGGGCGTGAACCCGGTGACCAGGGAAGTCACCACGCTCGGCCGGGGTGGCAGCGACACCACCGCCGTTGCGATGGCCGCGGCGTTGAAGGCCGAGCGCTGTGAGATCATCAAAGAGGTCGACGGAATTTGCTCTGCCGATCCGCGCATCGTGCCGGATGCAAAGCCCCTGCGGCGAGTGGACTTCGCATCCCTGTCCGAAATGTGCTTCTGGGGTGCAAAGATCCTGCATTTTCGCAGCGTAGAGCTGGCGCAAAGTCAGGGTGTGCCTCTGGTTCTCAAGCAGTGGGGTAGCGTTAAACACAGCACGCAAGTGATGAAAGAGGTTGCAGGCATGGAAAACGGAAAGGTTCTGGCCGTCAATTCGATGGCTCGCATTGAGCATGTGGAAATCGATTCCAAGGATCTCAATCACGGTTTCGAGAAATTCGCGCAGCATCTCAAGCAAAACAGCCTGTCCTGGCCGCAGCTTCTCGCCTCGAGCTTCATCGCGGGAAAAACCAGCATGACCGTGGCCTGTGATTCAGAGTGGCTCGACGCCCTGTTGCGCACGCTGGAGCCAAGCAAGGATCTGCGCAGGCAGGGCGAGGCTTCAAGCTCGGTGAGTCTCACCTGCTTCGGCGGCGTTTCGTCGGAATTGCCGTTCCGCGCGTTGCAGGTTCTCGGACATCACGGGATTGTCCCCGACAAGTACGTGTTGTCGCCGCATTCGGTCAGTCTGTTTGTCCCTGTGGAGAAGCGGGAGGCCGCGGTTAGGGCGTTACATTCGCTTGTCCAGCAAACATAG
- the nagA gene encoding N-acetylglucosamine-6-phosphate deacetylase: MSHAGSSSLTIAAQHIFDGADMRGPGSVRISQGRIESITFGEVEARPSIRLPADAILAPGFIDIQVNGGGGVLLNDQPTEAGVRRIVEAHRKEGTTGCLPTLITDRSEVIERLAAVAQACLKIPGVLGFHLEGPALNRSRKGIHPEAEIRVPDRRDLAAIKSFGGRGRSIVTLAPECVPASMIDELIGAGLRVAAGHSDATAAEIGQAVDRGVSGVTHLFNAMSQLNAREPGLVGAALGDDRLFAGIICDGIHVDRAGLRVAFRCKGRDRLMLVTDAMPLAGTNDRQFMLQGRPITLHENRLTGPDGTLAGAHLTMIEAVRNAVALLGISLVDALIMASRTSAAFLGLESELGRIAPGYRADLVAFNPNFEVVGTWIGGVGSMNEASEASQGG, translated from the coding sequence GGTGCCGACATGCGCGGGCCGGGGTCGGTCAGGATCTCGCAGGGGCGGATTGAAAGCATCACCTTCGGCGAGGTGGAGGCGCGGCCCTCAATCCGCCTTCCCGCAGACGCGATCCTTGCACCCGGATTCATCGACATCCAGGTGAACGGAGGCGGGGGCGTCCTTCTCAACGACCAGCCAACGGAGGCTGGCGTTCGACGCATCGTTGAGGCGCACCGCAAGGAGGGGACCACGGGCTGCTTGCCGACCCTGATCACCGATCGCAGCGAGGTCATTGAGCGATTGGCTGCAGTCGCCCAGGCTTGTCTGAAGATTCCCGGCGTTCTCGGCTTTCATCTGGAAGGACCGGCCCTCAACAGGTCTCGCAAGGGCATTCATCCGGAAGCCGAGATACGCGTGCCCGATCGGCGCGATCTCGCCGCGATCAAAAGTTTTGGCGGCCGCGGCCGCTCCATTGTGACCTTAGCCCCGGAATGCGTGCCCGCGTCCATGATCGATGAATTGATCGGCGCCGGATTGCGTGTCGCGGCCGGCCACAGCGACGCCACCGCAGCCGAAATCGGGCAGGCGGTCGATCGCGGTGTCTCGGGGGTGACCCACCTGTTCAATGCCATGTCGCAGTTGAACGCCCGGGAGCCGGGTCTGGTGGGCGCCGCGCTTGGGGATGACCGGCTGTTTGCAGGGATCATCTGCGACGGCATCCACGTTGACCGCGCCGGTTTGCGTGTTGCCTTCCGCTGCAAGGGGCGCGATCGATTGATGCTGGTGACCGATGCCATGCCATTGGCGGGCACGAACGACCGGCAATTCATGCTGCAAGGAAGGCCGATCACGTTGCACGAAAACCGCCTGACGGGCCCCGATGGCACACTCGCGGGCGCTCACCTCACCATGATCGAGGCGGTGCGCAACGCTGTTGCGCTGCTTGGAATCTCCCTTGTCGATGCCCTCATCATGGCCTCTCGGACATCAGCGGCATTTCTGGGTCTTGAGTCCGAGCTTGGACGGATCGCGCCCGGCTACCGCGCCGACCTTGTCGCCTTCAATCCGAACTTTGAAGTCGTCGGCACGTGGATAGGAGGTGTCGGTTCGATGAACGAAGCAAGCGAGGCTTCTCAAGGGGGCTAG